Proteins from one Malassezia vespertilionis chromosome 2, complete sequence genomic window:
- a CDS encoding uncharacterized protein (EggNog:ENOG503NY1Q; COG:U): MEPSGAGGASDDSAASFIGALISLTSRSNMRYQGILLNIDAAQATLTLEKVRSWGTEGRCAAAGNPKDELPGSDDLFDNIVFRAADVVDLRVDDPSPPGAEPTPGVPVPHTHGMHPMHAPPPMGFHPAYANFQPQSMYGMPPDPYGMDFMQGNYMGMGMQHSHVPFGAPPPHMHGALPPPQTSPAPSAEQARQTPPKQANAQPPKLERAPVPEQPPAAKPQQSGAATSVKPSSVEPGIDTVHAAMASMGMTDKPPKKSTEPRTSNARVQKEAQAPLATSAVQHSQVQQRERRAVPGMPPGKTASHRDTLPEEFDFASANARFKKQVVPHDAAKNAEHGRLDAISFVEPPTEFYDKKSGFFDNISSEVKERHENVTGRGSQDTYKTRIAEENARSAETFGESAVDYRAGQEGYRGRGRGRGRGRGRGRGRERSRPAQPEWA; encoded by the exons ATGGAGCCTAgcggtgcaggcggcgcatccgaTGACTCGGCGGCCTCTTTTATTGGCGCTCTCATTTCGTTGACCTCGCGCTCGAACATGCGATACCAAGGTATCCTGCTCAACATCGATGCCGCACAAGCGACGCTGACGCTGGAGAAAG TGCGCTCGTGGGGCACCGAagggcgctgtgccgcagctgGAAATCCCAAGGACGAGCTGCCTGGGTCGGATGACTTGTTTGACAACATCGTATTCCGGGCAGCGGACGTTGTCGATCTTCGCGTCGACGATCCATCACCGCCTGGAGCTGAGCCAACACCGGGCGTTCCCGTCCCGCATACGCATGGAATG CACCcgatgcatgcaccgccgccgatGGGGTTTCACCCCGCATACGCCAATTTTCAACCGCAAAGCATGTATGGAATGCCGCCCGACCCCTACGGGATGGATTTCATGCAGGGAAACTACATGGGAATGGGCATGCAACACAGCCATGTGCCGTTTGGCGCCCCTCCTCCTCACATGCATGGTGCACTGCCTCCACCACAAACGTCTCCCGCACCCTCAGCGGAGCAAGCCAGGCAAACGCCACCGAAACAAGCCAATGCGCAGCCTCCAAAGTTGGAGAGAGCACCTGTACCCGAACAGCCCCCAGCAGCAAAGCCACAGCAAAGCGGAGCAGCAACCTCGGTCAAGCCATCTTCGGTCGAACCAGGCATCGACACTGTTCACGCTGCGATGGCATCCATGGGCATGACCGACAAGCCTCCCAAAAAGAGCACAGagccgcgcacgagcaACGCACGTGTCcaaaaagaagcgcaagcaccgcttGCTACATCCGCCGTGCAGCATTCTcaggtgcagcagcgcgaaagACGCGCCGTACCTGGTATGCCTCCCGGTAAAACTGCCTCCCACCGCGACACGTTGCCAGAGGAGTTTGACTTTGCgagcgcaaatgcacgGTTCAAAAAGCAAGTGGTTCCCCATGACGCCGCCAAaaatgccgagcacggcagACTGGACGCCATTTCTTTTGTTGAACCCCCCACTGAATTCTACGACAAAAAATCGGGCTTCTTTGACAATATCAGCAGCGAAGTCAAAGAGCGCCACGAGAATGTTACTGGCCGCGGTAGCCAAGACACTTACAAGACCCGTATTGCCGAGGAgaatgcacgcagcgcagaaaCATTTGGCGAGAGCGCGGTTGACTACCGCGCTGGCCAAGAAGGTTATCGCGGTCGCGGTCGCGGTCGCGGACGTGGACGTGGCCGCGGACGTGGACGTGAACGTAGCCGCCCAGCCCAGCCTGAATGGGCCTAG
- a CDS encoding uncharacterized protein (TransMembrane:1 (i592-612o)) has product MEWQKPGYMPQLIPDGQAQVADMSEIFAAPMSNSEVSLSPNMYGPQQHGSLPVQTQNMFPLPWDQKIVGLNNGGGNMYSNFADAALAPSYASYDIHRSVSQPTDKRRVSNPQDWSTAQNGRDTLYAHEFLKAFRARMPDSSEGQAASSATGRNLRAVTARNLTESAQMMTFFGSADPRAKRAIMNNANIIFRSSRNTRGYKHKTQPSATDPVIDAQELGTNNATPNRFNTALGTQFDLTDKNITGTSHVPVSSAYSPSPHIKPSAMQGDAQDDVKNVPYLQRFASPNDWNNSIPLQDNHGMLSQQLMMSLPSQGSGSPNFFMNVCEGMPIPPNLPQDAFPGQPSVNTERPSLRSSLPVLQAASNEEDFASLTEPIIGKRASAPTASGAVQNVKSPLDDFFSTPSVSLISTKDLVGFCAAQGIANLSSSPAQEPHSFLLQPVVAGDNPAAAIYIHVLDANGNIELRPASTYYRSPTALHQDASLVITYPGNFTVSQTNKQLSAMHPGRTPLFPQLIHEEDDYDALCKEAAQCLHTQAIPLLLSLGLSNILRSLPFLQLTTVEQYAQELIHIPGPLPGQGVQMRQGVQMRQRQALLLLICALASTLVPVVELPATCDRAPVAVTPWGFGNRCYRLARGLLAPRNVRLAADEESIEFVQCMILLDMYLIRCGEQNETWQALLYASETCLHLAQQPSLLQTAETRATSCIVEREMIKRCLWVLYMIERGNRFANSAITGALFSLTVPPMEAPVFLKGLCVDHLIIDKGVTQDAFAMFLSLFDLFRLLSLVLDHGFIGSPVKSMRLTNAKQNASILLEQLKQWGSETPCILHQPKAQETAWLDAQWNASTVVNFKGLFTASLLRLTELTA; this is encoded by the exons ATGGAATGGCAAAAGCCTGGGTATATGCCCCAGCTCATTCCAGACGGCCAGGCACAGGTTGCCGATATGTCAGAGATATTTGCCGCTCCAATGTCGAACAGCGAAGTAAGCCTCTCCCCCAACATGTATGGTCCCCAGCAGCACGGCTCGCTCCCAGTGCAAACACAAAACATGTTTCCACTTCCATGGGACCAGAAAATAGTGGGCTTGAATAACGGCGGTGGCAATATGTATTCAAATTTTGCGGACGCCGCGTTGGCGCCTTCGTATGCTTCCTATGATATCCACCGATCAGTATCACAACCTACCGACAAACGCCGCGTGTCTAATCCGCAGGACTGGAGTACGGCGCAAAATGGGCGCGATACGCTGTATGCACACGAGTTCCTCAAGGCGTTTCGGGCGCGAATGCCAGATTCGTCGGAaggccaagcagc ATCAAGTGCGACCGGAAGAAACCTACGTGCGGTcactgcgcgcaatctGACCGAGTCTGCACAAATGATGACATTCTTCGGAAGCGCGGACCCCCGAGCAA AGCGGGCAATTATGAACAATGCCAACATCATCTTCCGGAGTAGCCGCAACACGCGTGGATACAAACACAAAACGCAACCGTCGGCAACTGACCCTGTCATCGACGCGCAAGAGCTGGGCACAAACAACGCAACGCCGAATCGGTTCAACACCGCTCTGGGCACACAGTTTGATTTGACGGACAAAAATATAACGGGAACATCACACGTACCTGTCAGCAGCGCCTACAGTCCCTCACCCCACATCAAGCCATCTGCGATGCagggcgatgcgcaagacGACGTGAAGAATGTGCCGTACCTCCAAAGATTTGCGTCGCCAAACGATTGGAACAACTCGATTCCACTGCAGGATAACCATGGAATGCTCTCACAGCAGCTTATGATGTCCTTGCCATCACAAGGTTCTGGCTCGCCCAACTTCTTTATGAATGTATGCGAAGGCATGCCAATCCCACCAAACTTGCCTCAGGACGCTTTTCCTGGTCAGCCCTCCGTGAACACAGAGAGGCcttcgctgcgctcctctCTTCCAGTCTTGCAGGCAGCATCGAATGAAGAAGATTTTGCGTCTTTGACGGAGCCGATTATTGGAAAGCGTGCGAGTGCGCCCACGGCCAGCGGTGCTGTGCAGAATGTAAAGTCTCCTTTGGATGACTTTTTCAGCACTCCGTCTGTATCGCTCATTTCGACCAAGGACCTGGTTGGCttttgtgcagcgcaaggtaTTGCTAATCTGTCCTCCTCTCCCGCGCAGGAGCCACATTCTTTTTTGCTGCAGCCTGTTGTAGCGGGCGATAACCCCGCAGCGGCTATTTACATTCATGTGCTCGACGCGAATGGAAATATTGAGCTGCGCCCCGCTTCTACCTACTACCGCAGCCCAACAGCACTGCACCAAGACGCATCTTTGGTTATTACCTACCCCGGCAACTTCACTGTGAGTCAGACAAATAAACAGCTGTCTGCTATGCATCCAGGCCGTACACCACTCTTTCCTCAGCTTATTCACGAAGAAGACGATTACGACGCTTTGTGTAAAGAGGCCGCTCAGTGCCTCCATACCCAAGCAATACCGTTGCTCTTGAGCCTTGGCCTTTCCAACATTCTTCGTTCGCTTCCTTTTCTGCAGCTCACCACTGTGGAACAGTACGCACAAGAATTAATTCACATCCCGGGGCCGCTGCCGGGACAGGGAGTGCAAATGCGCCAGGGAGTGCAAATGCGCCAGCGGCAGGCACTTTTGCTGCTTATTTGTGCACTTGCATCTACACTTGTTCCCGTTGTCGAGCTCCCTGCGACTTGCGATCGTGCTCCTGTCGCAGTCACGCCGTGGGGATTTGGAAACCGCTGCTAtcgtttggcgcgtggCTTGCTAGCGCCGCGTAACGTGCGGCTCGCTGCAGATGAGGAGTCAATTGAGTTTGTGCAATGCATGATTTTGCTCGACATGTACTTGATTCGATGCGGCGAGCAAAACGAGACATGGCAGGCTTTATTGTACGCCAGCGAAACGTGTCTTCACTTGGCTCAGCAGCCGTCTTTGTTACAAACGGCAGAAACCAGAGCAACATCATGTATCGTTGAACGCGAAATGATCAAGCGGTGCCTATGGGTCCTGTATATGATCGAGCGCGGGAATCGATTTGCCAACTCTGCCATTAccggcgcgctcttttCCCTGACTGTGCCGCCGATGGAGGCACCTGTCTTTTTAAAAGGACTCTGTGTGGATCATCTCATTATTGACAAAGGCGTCACGCAGGACGCTTTCGCCATGTTTTTAAGTTTATTTGATTTGTTCAGACTGTTATCACTGGTTCTTGACCATGGCTTTATCGGATCTCCAGTGAAATCCATGCGCCTTACCAACGCAAAGCAAAACGCATCCATTCTTTTGGAGCAATTGAAGCAGTGGGGCTCCGAAACACCCTGCATACTACACCAGCCGAAAGCACAGGAAACGGCATGGTTGGATGCGCAGTGGAACGCTTCCACGGTCGTCAACTTCAAAGGACTCTTTACCGCGTCTCTTTTGCGGCTCACCGAGCTGACAGCATAG
- the vps29 gene encoding Vacuolar protein sorting-associated protein 29 (COG:U; BUSCO:EOG092640ZF; SECRETED:SignalP(1-58); EggNog:ENOG503NXQX), with amino-acid sequence MLVLVIGMLVLVTNLPDKFQQLLAPGKIEQVICTGNICDKPTFDFLRALSSELHVVRGDYDEVLPVGDKGALANLARSMGVDVLLSGATHKFEAYQYEGYFFVNPGSATGAWISESSAVCGAETWEKGPLHESGAKDTTEKPGCTAHNKTPEPRNGPPPLLNELSDGTIPSFALLDIQGPLVVVYVYQYIGGDVKVERLEYWKPMPQETTQEPAAPEPVTTLM; translated from the exons ATGTTGGTGCTGGTGATCGGTATGCTTGTGCT GGTAACTAACTTGCCGGACAAGTTCCAGCAACTCTTGGCTCCTGGCAAGATTGAGCAAGTGATTTGCACAGGGAATATATGCGACAAGCCCACGTTCGACTTTCTCCGCGCGCTTTCGAGTGAGTTGCacgtcgtgcgcggcgactATGACGAG GTCTTGCCCGTTGGCGACAAGGGCGCACTTGCAAACTTGGCACGATCTATGGGCGTTGATGTGCTGCTGAGCGGCGCTACACACAAATTTGAAGCTTATCAGTATGAAGGCTACTTTTTTGTGAACCCTGGCAGTGCGACCGGCGCATGGATTTCGGAGTCTAGCGcggtgtgcggcgccgaaaCGTGGGAAAAGGGCCCTTTGCACGAGTCTGGGGCCAAAGATACCACTGAAAAACCAGGATGTACTGCGCACAACAAGACGCCCGAGCCCCGCAACGGACCTCCGCCTTTACTCAACGAATTGAGCGACGGCACGATCCCCTCGTTTGCAT TGCTCGACATTCAAGGCCCACTTGTGGTCGTCTACGTATACCAGTACATCGGCGGTGATGTAAAGGTAGAGCGGCTCGAATATTGGAAGCCGATGCCGCAGGAAACCACGCAGGagccagcggcgccggaACCTGTAACAACCCTAATGTGA
- a CDS encoding uncharacterized protein (EggNog:ENOG503P5TI), translating into MAHTQMLLRPRLDSAARTLHAALAPLVLQRRGLAVPINPATSVDHMLGTAMPAAPVAKSDDRGARRTLNDAHDASELNRMVNSDTDANGDIASRRAEMERLRSTATGASRRGTAIPDADRLLTQSLDSAQLRWNEEATIMPTVPRSSPEIGTEQDRGALEHYAITAARVLAKQSALDVHVAQLRDLHADVTEKANVQLSVELPYEPAPRSERRVEVTSAVSSPEELQQCADDGVLLLCYIDGVGTGNERVSMSSGFAVQGGDALAPGEGAGKGSLVVSCAHTLQSAYTPSQGHADSSGTMFAITRLGYIFPVRTLVSSLPDADIALFQLDERPLLLDAVSNTLERVDRPLRTLPVSPYPAVLHSELSISSFGGWLSASCESNKIAAFPRLTDNQVIRNRWARATLVGYKDPIGRVAETGTYDELAQLSFTLNDQAPETPESLRRASLKRSKMSFPLPGSSGGPVVDINSGSVVGIVRGHRTSQLHGSRGDAVPAEKVFELFALPGLGNRR; encoded by the coding sequence ATGGCACACACTCAAATGCTTCTGCGTCCGCGGCTGGACAGTGCAGCGCGGACTTTGCAtgccgcacttgcgccgcttgtgtTGCAGCGTCGTGGATTAGCAGTTCCCATAAACCCCGCCACATCTGTGGATCATATGCTCGGCACAGCCATGCCGGCGGCGCCTGTGGCAAAGTCAGAtgatcgcggcgcacgtcgcACATTGAACGATGCTCACGACGCGAGCGAGCTGAATCGCATGGTGAACTCTGACACGGACGCTAATGGCGATATCGCCTCGCGTCGTGCCGAAATGGAGCGCCTCCGCAGCACCGCCACGGGCGCTTcccggcgcggcacggccaTTCCCGATGCAGACAGGCTGCTTACACAGTCCCTGGACAGTGCGCAGCTGCGATGGAATGAGGAGGCCACCATAATGCCCACGGTTCCTCGGTCTAGTCCCGAGATCGGCACAGAGCAAGATCGCGGTGCTTTGGAACACTACGCAATtaccgctgcgcgcgttcTAGCGAAACAAAGCGCACTTGATGTGCAtgtggcgcagctgcgcgacttgcacGCGGATGTGACCGAGAAGGCCAATGTACAGCTTTCTGTTGAGCTTCCATacgagcctgcgccgcgttcGGAGCGTCGTGTGGAAGTGACGAGCGCCGTGAGCAGCCCAgaggagctgcagcagtgTGCGGACGATGGCGTCCTACTGCTCTGTTACATTGACGGCGTCGGCACAGGCAACGAGCGTGTGAGCATGTCATCTGGCTTTGCTGTCCagggcggcgatgcgcttgcgccagGCGAAGGTGCAGGCAAAGGCAGCCTCGTTGTTTCCTGCGCACACACACTCCAGTCGGCCTATACGCCTTCGCAGGGCCATGCAGACTCGAGTGGGACTATGTTTGCTATTACACGCCTCGGCTACATCTTCCCGGTGCGTACGTTGGTGAGTAGTCTTCCCGACGCGGACATTGCCTTGTTCCAACTGGACGAAAGACCACTGCTGCTGGATGCCGTGTCGAACACACTGGAGCGTGTGGACCGACCGCTTCGGACTCTGCCCGTCTCGCCATACCCTGCAGTTTTGCATTCAGAGCTCTCCATTTCCTCGTTTGGCGGGTGGCTCTCTGCCAGTTGCGAGTCCAACAAAATTGCAGCATTCCCCCGCTTGACCGACAACCAAGTGATTCGGAATCGCTGGGCGCGTGCGACGCTGGTGGGCTATAAAGATCCTATCGGTCGCGTCGCAGAGACGGGCACCTacgacgagcttgcgcagctcagCTTTACACTCAACGACCAGGCGCCAGAGACGCCCGAGTCGCtgaggcgcgcgtcgcttaAGCGATCCAAGATGTCGTTCCCACTTCCGGGATCATCAGGCGGCCCCGTCGTCGACATCAACTCTGGAAGTGTCGTGGGCATTGTCAGGGGCCATCGCACAAGCCAGCTGCATGGCAGCCGTGGCGACGCGGTCCCTGCAGAGAAAGTATTCGAGCTTTTTGCACTCCCCGGGCTGGGAAATCGCCGCTAG
- a CDS encoding uncharacterized protein (EggNog:ENOG503P6TA; TransMembrane:1 (i62-81o); BUSCO:EOG09265KSE; COG:S) encodes MWNRILARSVRGVHSHALRPTMPRAEESIRDIGKAQSTYHPHGYGNSAGYIRARKPYVVKNVVGALILAAFVTGVYAYSIVMVEQDDFSDIENIGATPSSQQAHAPAPDRVAEVMDTSLHESLRPRGILSGSAEKHTSGLVQEPAVNRKLI; translated from the coding sequence ATGTGGAACCGGATTCTGGCGCGCTCTGTCCGCGGTGTGCAttcgcacgcgctgcgacCCACAATGCCGCGTGCAGAGGAGAGCATACGTGATATCGGCAAAGCACAAAGCACATACCATCCGCACGGGTACGGAAACTCTGCTGGTTACATTCGCGCACGGAAGCCGTACGTCGTGAAGAATGTGGTCGGTGCATTGATCCTCGCTGCGTTCGTCACGGGCGTGTATGCGTACTCGATTGTGATGGTCGAGCAAGACGACTTTTCTGATATTGAAAACATTGGCGCCACGCCTAGCTCACAGCAGGCCCACGCTCCAGCGCCGGATCGGGTGGCGGAAGTGATGGATACATCGCTCCACGAATCGCTCCGGCCCCGTGGTATTCTAAGTGGGTCGGCAGAGAAACACACATCAGGCCTAGTGCAGGAGCCAGCGGTGAACAGAAAGCTGATTTGA
- a CDS encoding lipoyl(octanoyl) transferase (EggNog:ENOG503NYXN; BUSCO:EOG09264AWW; COG:C; COG:H) translates to MFASRIFHAAKFGTPSIVRQPLCVSHIPYYLPYELGLQLQEHLVQRRLSARGELRKAGVKLSAAAPSEPLSRDLKHAHEIATMDIMLLLQHLPVFTYGRRSDPQAEPGVQHTLPAQVIQTRRGGLMTYHGPGQLIGYPIVDVGAMQVSAQCYVAWLQRALRNTLAANPLCISTQDPPTVEPKYAGVWINSKSKIGSIGVHIRHRLTSHGFSLNVHEDSLSGFKKITACGLSDVRMTCIDEQVLQSGRIPDVPLSKVAELAAAEFGNALGRKIVPVDDSLITYVPSVNEHGQQYVDHILVDGHKIVPAL, encoded by the exons ATgtttgcgtcgcgcataTTCCACGCCGCCAAGTTTGGCACGCCGTCGATTGTGCGTCAGCCCCTTTGTGTAAGCCATATACCATACTATCTTCCGTATGAACTTGGtctgcagctgcaagagcaCCTCGttcagcgccgcttgtctgcgcgtggcgagctgcgcaaagcCGGCGTCAAGctgagcgccgcagcaccgaGCGAGCCATTGTCTCGCGACCTGAAACATGCACACGAGATTGCGACGATGGATATCATGCTCCTCTTGCAGCATCTCCCCGTGTTCACCTACGGTCGCCGCAGCGATCCACAGGCAGAGCCAGGCGTCCAACACACGCTACCTGCCCAAGTCATccagacgcggcgcggcggcttgATGACCTACCATGGCCCGGGACAACTAATCGGCTATCCCATTGTCGATGtcggcgcgatgcaa GTCTCTGCGCAATGCTACGTTGCATGGCTCCaacgcgccttgcgcaacaCGCTTGCGGCTAATCCACTGTGCATTTCTACGCAAGACCCGCCCACCGTCGAGCCTAAGTACGCGGGCGTGTGGATTAACAGCAAGAGCAAGATTGGGTCGATTGGCGTACACATCCGACACCGTCTCACCTCGCACGGATTCTCCCTCAATGTCCACGAGGACTCTTTGAGTGGATTTAAAAAGATCACCGCATGCGGTCTGTCGGATGTACGCATGACGTGCATCGATGAGCAAGTGCTCCAGTCTGGGCGAATTCCCGACGTGCCGCTCTCAAAAGTTGCAGAATTGGCCGCTGCTGAGTTCGGCAATGCGTTGGGTCGGAAGATTGTGCCTGTGGATGACAGTCTAATCACCTATGTACCAAGTGTAAACGAGCACGGGCAACAGTACGTCGACCACATTCTCGTCGACGGCCACAAAATCGTGCCTGCGTTGTAG